The Argentina anserina chromosome 5, drPotAnse1.1, whole genome shotgun sequence genome includes the window GGCTGTGTGAGGTTTTCTGAACGTGAAAATGAGCCTGTGTGTTCATTACTTTATTGAGTTTATCCGGTGGCTGTTGAGAAATGAACAATGCAATCACTAAAGGATTTTAAAGGATTCTCACTGACTTGTGATAATCCATGGACTTTACTAATTTCATGGATTATTATTATTCCACATGGAGTCTAATAGATTTTAACAGATTATATTAGATTGATTTTAACAGATTTTATAAGTCTATATATTAGAGAATTAAAGTATAATCTCAAGTCTTAACCCAATTTCTCACatttcctctcctcctcaCCACTTGGGTAATCACAACAccttttgaatttgacaggTTAGTTAATGATGAAACCCCTACAACCGAACCCCTGCAGCGTGGCCATCTTCCATTGAGGTAAGTCAGATTATCATATTTCTTCATTCCACTGTATGAGCAAAGGGATGGAGTCAAAGTCATTTAAAACCATTGAGTAGAAATTTTGGGCTAAAACTAATGTCAATCAATCGAGGGCTAGTTTCGATACATCAATTGAGAAAACCATTAAATCACATATACAAGAAGTGCATGGTGGCATTTTCACTGTGCCAATTACAATATAGATGAAAACCAGACTATCCGGTGGTTTATAAGTTATAAGTACCTAAAAATCAATAACCTGAAAGTAAATATAAACGAACAGTAAAGCCAAGTTCATCTTAGCAAAGAAAAAACGTCGAAGTTTTGTTTTCTCAAACACCCTCCAATTTCAATTAATCCACATCCATTTCTTCCAATGTTGCTATTGCTGCAACCTTTGCTTCCAATGTTGCTCAACCTGAAATACATGACCAACATGAGAAAATGTGGTAACTAAGATTGTAGGCTGTTCTATGCcacttatcttcttcttctaggtTTTCTTTTGCTTATGCTACAAATACAAATAGGAAGATTGTTTAAGaacccaaaagaaaagaaaataaagaataaaaaatatataactttCAAATTGTATCAATCTATTTGGTTCAgttaaagaaagaaataagTTAATCTAACAAAAAATAGCTATCATGTTCAGATTTGCTACCTATGTCTATGCATTAAGTCCACCAAATTATCATGTCCTGCTTCAAATTAGTTATATTGGATTTAGGCTAAGTCACAGGGTAACCTATGCTGATCAAGTAATTTAAGGGTTACTCTGCTGGTCAATTGAACTTTAGGGTTTTAAGCTCTAAGAAAAATCTAATGTCTCAACATAAGACAGTTTATTCTAGTGTCAGAACTAGTTTTGCATTACAAAGTGGATGATACTGACTAGCAAACGGCAAGAGGAAAGTTGTTCCAAGAGAAAATTACATAAAGAAAAATTCGACTAACATATCAACTGTGATTCTGATATGCATTGGCATTACAAGTACACTGATTTTGTTGCAGAGTTGTGCTATGGCAAATCTTTCATGACTATATTATACACATTGACAATAAGCCAAAAAAATACACTAATAAGTCTACCTACCATTACAAATCTCCCTAAGCTTTCACAAATCACAATCAAAGACTAGGCCTCATTATTAAACGTAATGCAGTATCAGTTGTCACTAGATTAGCCCAAACATTGCCTGGTTTTATATGCAATTTCCTGTGCAGCTTGTTCTCGGTTCTTTTGAACAAATAAAGACTTGGATATGGAAAAGATCACCCAATCCAACATATAACTGAATGAATTGTAATTCCAGTGAAGAAAAAGATTGATTTCATTGAAAAAGAGTAAAACAAGATATGTTTCTTTACCATATTTTTGCCTAGCTTCCACATCCAACCATTCCCTTTATGCCTTTGGTGATGCTGCCCGCCCTCATCTTAATTACATTGGATTGACATGCATTGAGAACAATTGAATGAGAAAACATCTAGGAGATCAACTGGTATATATCAAATAGCAATAAATTAACACGTTTCATTACTTCCCATTTCATTTGATTGATAGAAAGCTGCCACCATCAAGATGAATCAACACAAATGGAAACCCACAAAGAACCTCAATTAAACTAGTTGCACTATGATAAGAACTTCATACGATCAAAAACAGAGAAATTTGGTTAAACAAAGATGAGAAATTACTTTGATTAGCAGAGAAAACACTACAATTTGTAAGTTCCCAATTTCCATTTGTACGGTTCGCACCAGAGAGAGCTTTTGGCTACCCAGAATTGTTCAATTTCTGCTGTCTTCCTCGTCATCCTCGGTAGTTTGGAGGCAAACTGCACTGATGGCAAAGTTGGTCTCTTGTTATTAGTATTTTTAGGGTTTCAAAGGGGCTGAGCCAGTCTGTTAGAATCTCACCTCTGGAGAGCAGATTTCAGATGGGGTTCGCTATTTATACCAAGTTCTCTAGAATCATACACAATCTACCATGTAATAGAATCCTGgacaatatataaagttttgaATACCATGAGATTTTAAAAGACTTTAAAAATCTGAATTGAATACTATGAGAATTTAATGGACTCTTAAAAATCTGAATTGAAAACTATGAGATTTTAAAAGACTTTCAAAATGCAAAACAATCATACAGATTCTTGATTGAATACACCCCCCTAAGTTGTGGTCCGCTAACTTGAAAAATACATAATGAAATATAGTAAAATCTCTATAAATGAATAATGTCCGGACTGAaagaaattattaatttagttgaaattattatattatcattaaattaataaattactattttatagagaattttgttattattccaattgaaTCGTTTAGTTTGACTTGTCTTTTTTTAGCTAGAATTTTATAAATAGTCACTTTACAAATTTGGTATAATTTCATGCTTAAAGTAACTTTAAAATGACAAGTTTAAATAATTACTTTCATTAATGGTTGTATttgttaaaagaaaaaacattaTTACCTTATTAGTGTGTCTTCGTCAAAGTAACTTTAGCTTGACTTGTCTTTTTTTAGCTAGAATTTTATATTTAGTCACTTTACAAATTTGGTATAATTTCATGCTTAAAGTAACTTTAAAATGACAAGTTTAAATAATTACTTTCATTAATGGTTGTATttgttaaaagaaaaaacattaTTAACTTATTAGTGTGGCTTCGTCAAACTAACTGACGGAAACAATTAGACAATCATTATTGATATTTAGTTAATTACGGATCTAAATTATGTAACGGATCAATTTGCATTTATTGTCATTAAACTAATTGATACATTTTCATGTAATATTtccccctatataaagggagTTCGTAATAATATGAGTAGACCAATCCCGTTTCACTTTTACACGTTATCAGCCCTTACGATTTATTCTGAGTTTTtagcccaaaaaaaaaacacatagaAAACCATAGTTTTTTTCGGCCGCtgctagcctcgctagcagccGCTGCATAGCCTGCTAGTTCCGGCCAACCCCGATCGACGACCCAGACCGCCGCATCCAATCCATGCGGCGACGCAGCTCAGTGACATCGGCGCCCCGTCTTCTTCCCTGCGACGACACATCTCGGCGGGATCCACCTCGCCGCAATCTCCGACGCAACCCTCGACCAGCGATCTCCGATGCTTCAAGCAAGATCAGCGACGACCTAGATCAGAGATTCTCTCCACCGTCGCTCCACCATTCCCGATCGGCCAACACCGCACCAGATCTCTTCTGTTGCGGCAGATCCAGTGATCCCGACCCGCGACCCGTTTcgaaaacaaaaactgaaatatTTACCATTCTGGTAAATTAAGGTTAGTTTTTcacaattttttgtttttggtgattTATAGTAAtcatttacttttacaatctTAAGAAATTTAATAAGTAAATGTGAAAGTTTGgttactattttttttaattatatgtgTTATTTATTCTAAAGTAAATATGCATGTCTACAATATGAATTGTTTGTCAGGTTTACTACATTCGTATATGTTATGTTGGTAATGTTTTCAATTATGCATGGTAAATTAAGACATATTAATTTTACGATTGTGGCATATTTGATCAATGTGTTTAAGAATTAGATATATGCATGTTTCATGGGTTTTTGACatcaatattattattttagcacGACCTATATATTATTTGCCATTATAACTAAAAATCATGCGCTTTACAAAGTTTTATATGTAACTATATGATAaagtattttcacaaaaaacATCGAAAGAAAATATGTGACCACCATGAAATTTGGTCTCGAAATCCAATTCACACTCTTGGAAATTAATACACGTTTACTCTTGTTTTTGTAGATGGCTGACCAAACTCGACCCGAATTTGCCATTTTAGACTCAGAAGGAATTGAGTACCATCGTTGGGTTTTTGATGTTGAAACCACGTTTGTGGGAAATGACTACACACAACCACCATTTATCCTCCCGCCGACAAAAAAGATGAACTGTCGGCAAAAACCAAAGCCAATGCCCTAATGTTCTTGTGGCGGCATATTGATCAAAGCTTGGTATGGGAGTACCTTCAGTTGAAAACACCCAAAGAACTGTGGGATGCTCTAAAGGGACGTTTTGAGAATATTCATGACACTTTGCTCCCAAAATTAACTGTCAAGTGGAATGAAATCCGCTTACTTGACTACGAAAGGGTTAATGACTTCAACAGAGATATGTTGCGCTTGAAAGCACTTCTCAATTTTTGTGGCAATGAACTCACAGAAGATGATATGATCTAGAAAACTCTATCCATTTTCCCTACTTCGGCACTTATACTAGCGAATCAGTATAGGTTGAAGTATGACAACAAAAGAATCACTACCTGCTATAAATTGATCACCATGTTGCAAGTATCTGAGTGTCACGATCAAGTTCTTCTGAACAATAATGCCAAGCATGTTGGGACAAATAAAATTCCCGAGGCTAACTATGGCAAGGTGAAGGATGGAAAGAATCCAAAAGCAAAGGGGACTGGACGTGCTGACCCTTACACACGTGGGGGCAATACACCACGTGGAAAAGGATATGGAGGTCGTGGAATGGGCCGTGGAGGTCCACCCAATGTATGGCGCAGAGATGGTGGTGCAAGTCCTAGTGGCCATGGTAGCACTGGACCTAGTTGTCACAAAGTGCAAAAGGCACCAAAAAAACCCCAAGCAAAAAGGGAAAGAGTTGGCAATGAACCTTGCTATAGGTGTGGAGACACTGCTCATTGGTATAAGAACTGTCAGGCAAGCAACAGAGTAACAGCCAATTACATGAGGTATAGGGAGTCTAGAAAACAAGAGGCTCATTATATGAAGGAAGAATGTCCTGAGCCTAATGTCAACCTCACAATTTCAGACTTTAATGGCAAGATGGACCCTGCCAAGTCAAGCGATACTCCAGATTTTGATTaatctttttcatttattttccaAGTTGAGTGTGAAGGCGTAATGCCTTGTTTTAATTAGATGATTGGTTTGGTCTTAAAGTTTATTTCTCAATAATGGTTTATTGAATTGGATTTCTATGTATgagacttattttgattaCCGTTGgattattaataaattttcagattttaatctgaagtattgagattgttcaagtttttaaattattatacaTGGTTCGAAAATAACACTAttaatgatgtaaagaaaTACATCCATgcaataaaaagaaatatttttGGAATGAAAAGTATATCATTCGACCTACGCCAGTATACTCTAATGcatatgagatatatatttttaatgatCACATCGAAATTTAATTGTAGGAATGAATCGAGGAGAAATAGAGTTTTAGCAGATTGTGCGACTACCCACACTGTATTAAGGAATCGACAATTATTTGTTGAATTAATTCCTTATAATTCATGTTTGTCTACTATGAATGGATCCGACCAAATAGTAAAAGGGCGAGGAACTGCCTATTTTCCTGCCAAATGGCACATTGTTGAAAATCACAAATGCTCTAGATGCACCAAGAGCCTCTCGAGCCTTGTTAATCTTCAAAGATattcgtaccaacggttatCATCTAAACACTTATTGTGAGAATGGAAGTGAATATTTGTGTCTTACTTCTCTTGAATGTGGAAGGACACGCgttttagagaagatgaagatttAAGATAATGGACTATATCTTACTACCATTCAGATTACTGAATCCTATGTTGTCACCAATGTGAAAGTTGGGACACTGACTTATACAGGCTTTGGCATGATCGATTAGGACATCTTGGTCGGGACATGACGGTCCGTATTCTAAAGAATTCACAAGGACATCTCTTATTTCGAGGGAAAAATAAAAGGGACAACAATCCAATACGATGCACAGTGCTCCTTACACTGCTCCAATGCAGTCATTACCTTCTAAAGTACTTGAAGTGTTCCCTCCCTCTGCCTCAATGACTATTTTCAAAGCACATCAGTCATTTTACAAATCTTGTTCTTTGGCAAAAACAGGATCGAGACCTTCCTATGCTAAAGATACGaaacaaaaaatttcattcttacaaaggaTACAAGGTgatatttgtggacctatccaTCCAGAATACGGGCCATTTAAGTAATTTATAGTTCTGGTGGATGCTTCGACTCGCTGGTCACATGTTGCATTATTGTCCACAtgaaacgctgcatttgcaAAACTTCTAGCACAAATTATTCgtttaagggctcaccaccctgatCACCCTATTAAGTCTATAAGGCTCGAAAACACTGGAGAGTTTATATCAAAAGCATTTGATGATTTATGCATGTCTATTAGGATCGATGTAGAGCATCATGTTCCCCATGTGCATACACAAAATGGTCTCGCTGAAGCCACCATCAATAGCCACCAACTTACCTATCAGTACATGGggttatgcaatattgcacGCAGCCTtgcttattcgtttcagacaaCTGCTAGCCAACCATTTTCTGCGTACcagttggttactggatatgAGCCTgacatttcacacttacgcatattTGGTTGTGCTGTATATGTGCCTATTGCGCCCCCACAACGCACAAAAAatggtcctcagagacgactAGGTATTTATGTTGGATATGAATCCCCAACAATTATTTGCTATTTGGAACCTTTGACAGTCGATCGTTTTAACGctagatttgcagattgtcactttgatgagacagtaTTCCCGTCGTCAATGGGAGATAAGAAAAAAGATTTTCAAATGGAACGACATGAATTGTCATGGTTTGTCCCCACTCAATCTCATTTTGATCCATGCACTCCACAATGTGAAAGTGAAGTGAAAAGAATAATCGATCTTCATAACCTAGCATATTCGATACCTGATGCGTTTTCTAATATCGCTAAAGTGACAAGATCACATATACCAGCTGCAAATGTGCCTGCAAGGTTAGAAGTCCCAAAAAAAGGGCACAGTGTTGTAGTAGGAGGCACTGCAACCACACATAGTGGAGGTGTGGTTGAGGCTGTGGCTCCTCAAAGGAAGAAAGGGAGGCCACTTGGTTCGACTGATACTCGCCCAAGGAAGAAAAGGGCGACTAAGGCACAACCAGATCCATTAATCATCGATGTGGAGAATCCCTTTCATGAGATTATCTCTGATTATAGTTATGTCCATCAGTCCATGAATCATTACTAGAGGACGCTCCGATGTTTGATATAATTCCAGAGAACAaagaaatctcaatgaattATGAGAGTGCACATGAGTTGATGGAAAGATCTTCCATACACATTGATGATGCATTTGCATATAACGTTGGTCATGAAATAATAGAGCATAATGATATCGAACCACGCTCTGTTGCAGAATGTCAATAAAGAGCAAATTGGCCTAAATGGAAAGACGCAATCCAGGTAGAATTAGATTCACTGGCAAAAAGACAAGTATTTGGTCCGGTAGTGCTAACCCCACCAAGTGTAAAGCCTgtaggacataaatgggtattTGTCAGAAAGCGTAATGAGAAGAACGAAGTCCTAAGGTACAAGGCTCACCTTGTGGCGCAAGGTTTCTCACAACGCCCTGGAATTGACTATGAGGAGACATACTCTCCCGTAATGGACGTCATAACATTTCGCTACCTTGTTAGTTTGGTAGTTTCTGAAAGGACTagacatgcagcttatggatgtggttacAAAATATCTCTATGAGAATCTAGATTCagagatatatatgaaagtgccTGATGACCTTCAATTATCCAAGTCATATGACTCTAAACCACAGAGTGCGTTTGCAATTAGGTTGAAACGCTCACTTTACGGGCTAAAGCAATCTGGGCGGATGTGTTATACCCGACTAAGTGACTACTTGATTGGGAATGGATATAAGAATAATAAATTGTGCCCCTGCGTatttataaagaaaacaaGTTCTGGATTTGCTATTGTAGTtgtatatgttgatgacatgaacataatatgtactCATGACGAAATAAGAGAAACCACGAGCTATTTGAAAttcgaatttgagatgaaagatcttGGGAAAACTCGGTTTTGTCTAGGCCTTGAACTAGAGCACCGAGCTTGTGGAATTTTAATCCACCAGTCTGCATATGTCCAAAAGATGCTCAGGCGatttaacatggacaaagtGCACCCTGTGATCGATCGAAGTTTGGATGTAAAGAAAGATCCATTTCGCCCACAGGAAGAGGACGAAGAGGTATTAGGAGCTGAAACTCCCTACCTAAGTGCAATAGGCGCATTATTGTACTTGACCCAATGTACTCGACCATATATTGCATTCTCAGTGAACTTGTTAGCTAGTTTTAGCTCAGCGCCAAAGCAGCGTCATTGGAGTGGTGTCAAGAACATATTTCGATACCGAAAGAAAACTATTGACTTGGGTTTATTCTTCCTTACAGTAAGACAGGAGGATCCGCAAATGGAATTGCAGTTCCTAAAGAAAATGTCGATGACAAAATTACTATCCCCTACTCTGAAACCCCAAATAATGTTTTGGTTGGTTTCGCTGATGCTGGGTACCTTTCTGACCCACATAAAGGCCGTTcccaaactggttatgtatacactattggaaaaataacgatatcttggagatcaacCAAGCAAAGCCTTGTGGCTACCTCTTCGAACCACTAAGAGATTATTGTTCTACATGAGGCGATTCGTGAGTGAGTATGGCTAAGGTCCATCATTACTCATATCCGAGGAACTAGTGATTTAAGTTCTACCACTGAAGagcctacgtgcatttatgaagataatgcaacTTGCATCGAACAAATGAAGCTAGGTTATATCAAGGGTGACAATACGAAACATATATCTCCAAAGGTTTTCTAcaatcaacaacaacaagctATCCTCAAGATTCAAGTGAACCAAGTTAAATCTTAGAAGAATGTAGCAGATCTATTTACCAAGTCATTGCCTAAAGTTACGTTTGAAAAACATGTAAAGAATATAGGAATGTGAAAACTTTCTGAACTCCCTTGATTAAAGTAAGAGTCAGGGGGATGAATAGATTTTATGGGGAGTCTAGACCCACGCATGTCATTAGTGTGTTGTACTCTTTTTCTCTTCGACCAAGATTCATTTTGTCTCATTaggttttattatttggcaAGGTTTTTTGATGAGGCAACAGTTTACGCACTACTATGTATTTGACttgacacaagggggagtgttaaaggaaaaaaattattacttTATTAATGTGTCTTCGTCAAAGTAACTGACGGAAACAATTAGACAATCAGTATTGATATTTAGTTAATTACgaatttaaattatgtaacggATCAATTTACATTTATTGTCATTAAACTGATTGATACATTTTCATGTAATATTTCCCCTATATAAAAGGGGTTCGTAATAATATGAGTATACCAATTCAGTTTTTCTTTTACAGTATTATGAAATTTATTCACTATTTTATCAATTACTAATCATTTTCactatttttcaaattttatgtAACTAATTATTACTTCATATATTCAATGGGATGTAAAGAGAtttcaaaaaaatattatctTATACATTTAGCGAGGTTCTAGCAATATACATTTGTCCGAGTTGAGACCGGAAAAAATTATTACTTAATCGAagctattaatttatcaaatattcatttatcaaaatttaattgtaatccacaattattttacaatttacataATTTGGTTTTTGGTGGGACTAGCTGGAGACCCATGATCTGATTGATTAAGTAGTGCAGCATCTCTAACCAATAAGTTATTTGTTGACACTAAGCGTAACAGTAACAATTGACTCAACTCATTTTCATTCCAACTAATTAGccatttaattatatgaaattcaaAATCTGACTTATGACATAGAAAATATAacttgttcatattttgactAATTCAAATTGGAATGGAAATGTCTAAATTGAATGTTAAAATAATCATTTACTAAGTTGGAATGTTACTTTTGTATCTGAAAAGACgaaggagagaaagagagagaataaAAAATGTTTGATAGTTTGGTTTGGGTTAGTCAAATTTGACTAATGCCTTCTCCTGATAATTTTGGAGCTCTGCATCTCCGTGACTCCGTCCGACTGGTTTTCTCAAAGGAACTGTAAGTCGTCGATTactccatctctctctctataccCAACCCCCTAGTCCCTGTAACTAACACTTTTCAATTCGTAACCTAATCTTCTGCTCTTTGTAATTtccaaaaccctaatttaCAGTGTGGCGCATTTGTATTTACTCCCGATTTCCCAACCCCATATGAAATCCGCCTCCCAACTTTGTTCCTTTCGTAAACCCTGATCCAATTCGGAATTTTGCTTATCTAATTTCATACAATCCGAAACCCTAATTTTGAGCCCCtttaatagaattcaaattttgAGTGATCGTTTTGTAATTCGTATGCAGGTGAAGTTTTGATTCTGAAAGTTGGAAGTAGTAATGGGTGGTCATGGAGGTCTGAATATATTGCCTCAGAAGCGGTGGAATGTGTACAACTTTGATAACAGAGAGAAGGTGCGGCTCGATGAAGAAGCCGCCGCCAAAGAGGAGCAGCTCAAGCGTGAGCAAGCACGGCGGAGAGACACCGAGTACCGCCTTGAGCAGCTCCGGGCAGCTCGGGGATTGGCCCCATTGGTACAGCCCAAGGAGTCTGCTGGGGAGGAAGCGAAGCCGGGTCAGAATCAGAATGCTGAAGTTGAGTCCAAGCCTGGTCATATTAACCTCTTTGAGGGGATTAAGATTTTCGACCCTATCAAGGGGTTGGAGAAGGAGGGAGGTGAGGGGAAAGACGGGTTTAAGAGGAATACGAAGATGAAGAAAGAGGAGCCGCCCAGGGTTGTGACAGCGGAGGATGAGAAGTATAGGCTGGGGTATGGAGTTGCAGGGAAGGGGGTTAAGTTGCCGTGGTACCTGGAAAGGCAGACTGCGGATGCAAATGGTGAGGATGATGAGTCATCGACAGGGGTtaaggaagagaagaagaacaagagtgGGAAGAAGACGATAGAAGAGATGAGGGAAGAACGGTTGAGAAGGGAGAAGCGAGAGAAGGAAAGGGTGCGCGCTTTGATTGTGAATAAGAATGGGAGCCAGAGCAGGAGGGATGGAGCTGATTTTAGCGATAGACACTAGGAGGTGAGTTCTCACAAAAATGTTTATAACTAGAACTTTGGGTGTGCAGATTCCAATTGTTTGTCTGTAACATGTTTGCTGTTGCAACAGTGTGAATGGCGGTTGTTACTTTCATGCTTTTAGTGAAATAATattacacaaattggaatgaATTGTTACTCGTAACTGCAAGTCTGCAACTATGAAAGCTTTGCAtctttctatttctttttccTATACATCTTAGATTGGTTATAGAGGTTAGGTGTTTGATCTTCGTTTCTGGTGAGAAAACTAAATGTGTATCCTTACTTGCTCACGACTGCATCATTGCCTGTCTTCCTTAGAATTGCCTGCACAAGCCAAGTTTCTTCATCACGTTGAGTCGGTCTTCCTCGGATTTGGtcttcttttttgttcttATGGATATGGCACTACTGTAGGAATTATGTTGGTCGTCCTAAATATAAAGTCAAATACCAGAACGTTTCCTGCATAGTGCAGAACTGCAGATACTGATGTTCCCGAATGACGAGGGTCTTTAACTAGGTTAAAACTTGATTGAGTTCCACCATGGATTCAGACCATCTCAATGGATTTGAAGGAAAGCTTAATTCGTAACCCGTGTTGTACGCCGGAATACTTCTCTGATGACATTTCATTAGTAAAGGTCGTATGAATTTCTACTAGTTCTTTGCATAGATACTGCATTTCTCATTTCTACAATAAGACAAATGTAGCGTAAACTTCAAAGGTAATTTGGGAAACAAGTTAATGCTGCTAATTTTAATGGAGACTGGTTCCAGATGTGGATATCTGCGCTTGTTTTCCCTCATCTACAAAACAGAGCTCCATTTTCGTCTACCCCAGACCCCAACTCCATTAACTTGTCCATATAATCTTCTGTTTGGCATGGTTCCCTGAGAACCTCACTAGTTTCCCTTCCTCGTTATGTAATAATCACATTCGTTTACGATTACGTCGTGGTGTAATGTTAGTCATGCGCACTATTTTGCTAGAAATCTTGGTAAAGAACTGAAAATTGGAGATGTAAGCTCGCAAAAGGCACAATTTGAActagctgaaattgtcaagaACAACGTTACTGCATTTGGCTGAAGATAC containing:
- the LOC126795472 gene encoding uncharacterized protein LOC126795472, with protein sequence MLQVSECHDQVLLNNNAKHVGTNKIPEANYGKVKDGKNPKAKGTGRADPYTRGGNTPRGKGYGGRGMGRGGPPNVWRRDGGASPSGHGSTGPSCHKVQKAPKKPQAKRERVGNEPCYRCGDTAHWYKNCQASNRVTANYMRYRESRKQEAHYMKEECPEPNVNLTISDFNGKMDPAKSSDTPDFD
- the LOC126793292 gene encoding uncharacterized protein LOC126793292, translated to MGGHGGLNILPQKRWNVYNFDNREKVRLDEEAAAKEEQLKREQARRRDTEYRLEQLRAARGLAPLVQPKESAGEEAKPGQNQNAEVESKPGHINLFEGIKIFDPIKGLEKEGGEGKDGFKRNTKMKKEEPPRVVTAEDEKYRLGYGVAGKGVKLPWYLERQTADANGEDDESSTGVKEEKKNKSGKKTIEEMREERLRREKREKERVRALIVNKNGSQSRRDGADFSDRH